Proteins encoded within one genomic window of uncultured Fibrobacter sp.:
- a CDS encoding PilN domain-containing protein produces MAAKKDFAKKSLCISINLLPPEYRETHKDLSWITDRRIIWPTIAFIAAIVGVYLLNAYITDTISGLNNELDRVRAEVERERPLLTKISDLEQKRSVINTKINALKSIQVSKKRWVILFENVSSVLPPNMWLTSISQLGENELEMKGATFDFSEVAEYMVKLEKQVSVDKVSLVTITTTKVDGEEAYNFTIKVVLKQDLGLAEG; encoded by the coding sequence ATGGCGGCGAAAAAGGATTTTGCGAAAAAATCGCTCTGCATCTCGATAAATCTGTTGCCTCCTGAGTATCGCGAGACTCACAAGGATTTGTCGTGGATTACGGACCGTCGTATTATTTGGCCTACGATCGCCTTCATTGCTGCGATTGTCGGTGTGTATTTGCTGAACGCCTATATCACGGATACCATTTCCGGTTTGAACAACGAATTGGATAGGGTCCGTGCCGAGGTCGAACGGGAACGCCCGCTCTTGACCAAGATTAGCGATTTGGAACAGAAGCGTAGCGTCATCAATACAAAGATTAACGCACTCAAGTCTATCCAGGTCAGCAAGAAACGTTGGGTGATTTTGTTTGAAAACGTCTCGTCGGTCTTGCCGCCGAACATGTGGCTTACCAGCATTTCCCAGCTCGGCGAAAACGAACTGGAAATGAAGGGCGCAACCTTCGATTTCTCCGAAGTCGCCGAATATATGGTCAAGCTTGAAAAGCAAGTCAGCGTCGACAAGGTTTCCCTGGTGACTATCACGACCACGAAGGTGGATGGTGAAGAAGCCTACAACTTTACAATAAAGGTCGTCCTTAAACAGGATCTCGGCCTTGCGGAGGGTTGA
- the pilQ gene encoding type IV pilus secretin PilQ: protein MKKLTKILTVLLLAAGMCMTAWAAPAEGSMAPNKKLYDFNFVDMDYEAVFRSVSVIAGVDILIAPDVKGKMSLKVTKKTWQETLDIICELNDLTWLIQDKYITIQRLATYQAKQKKIAEEESQAEQNAPLVRKNFQVNHAEANELVKVLESMKSGRGRITVVERTNSIIVYDTEARIEQMTHALNELDVETLQIMITAKLVVVNSELARELGVDWTATMGSTALTPGVAGTPTGSDIGSSRTSAAIQSFPNKGVTPAVANASTAITTSVLDNHLQLAITNLMGDASTEVLASPQVSTLDNTEALVFMGDKVSIRVIDDSGESSTQLVETGIKLTVTPHVSGDNRILLDLHPENNSYDYDSKGEIVISTQEAKTKVVVADGETVVIGGLTRNEAQESESGIPFLKDIPILGNLFKYTKKSVAKKDLVIFVTPRIIRNYIGNIDLSEPTQEISGQKTSNNTSKPEPVPAGAVDPAPAPAAEPAAEAPEAAPVEKAAEPEMAEETVEETVEEAPAAPEAPAPEATEGDWN from the coding sequence GTGAAAAAACTGACGAAAATACTGACGGTTCTTCTTCTGGCGGCAGGTATGTGCATGACTGCTTGGGCTGCCCCTGCCGAGGGGTCGATGGCTCCCAACAAGAAACTGTATGATTTCAACTTTGTCGATATGGACTACGAGGCCGTGTTCCGCTCCGTATCCGTGATTGCCGGTGTGGACATCTTGATTGCTCCCGATGTGAAGGGCAAGATGAGCCTCAAGGTGACAAAGAAGACTTGGCAGGAAACTCTCGACATTATCTGCGAACTGAACGATTTGACTTGGCTCATTCAGGACAAGTACATCACGATCCAGAGACTTGCGACTTACCAGGCGAAGCAGAAAAAGATTGCTGAAGAAGAAAGCCAGGCCGAGCAGAACGCTCCGCTTGTCCGTAAGAACTTCCAGGTGAACCATGCCGAAGCGAACGAATTGGTCAAGGTGCTCGAAAGCATGAAGTCTGGCCGTGGCCGCATTACTGTGGTCGAACGTACCAACTCCATCATCGTGTACGATACCGAAGCCCGCATCGAGCAGATGACCCATGCGCTTAACGAGCTTGATGTCGAAACCCTGCAGATCATGATTACCGCGAAGCTCGTTGTCGTAAACAGCGAACTGGCTCGTGAACTCGGTGTCGACTGGACGGCAACGATGGGCTCTACGGCTCTGACTCCGGGTGTCGCCGGTACGCCGACAGGTTCCGATATCGGTTCTTCCAGGACGAGTGCTGCAATCCAGTCCTTCCCGAACAAGGGCGTGACTCCGGCTGTTGCCAATGCTTCTACTGCCATTACGACGAGCGTTCTGGATAACCATCTCCAGCTGGCCATTACCAACTTGATGGGCGACGCTTCGACCGAAGTGCTTGCCAGCCCGCAGGTTTCTACCCTCGACAACACCGAAGCCTTGGTGTTCATGGGTGACAAGGTTTCTATCCGCGTGATTGACGATAGCGGCGAATCTTCGACGCAGCTCGTTGAAACCGGTATCAAGCTGACGGTGACCCCGCACGTTTCCGGTGACAACCGCATCCTCCTTGACCTCCATCCGGAAAATAACTCTTATGACTACGACTCCAAGGGCGAAATCGTCATTAGTACGCAGGAAGCCAAGACGAAGGTTGTGGTGGCCGACGGTGAGACGGTCGTGATTGGCGGCTTGACCCGTAACGAAGCTCAGGAATCCGAAAGCGGCATTCCGTTCCTCAAGGATATTCCTATCCTCGGCAACCTCTTCAAGTACACCAAGAAGTCTGTTGCCAAGAAGGACCTCGTGATTTTCGTGACGCCGAGAATCATCCGCAACTACATCGGCAACATCGATCTCTCGGAACCGACTCAGGAAATTTCTGGCCAGAAAACTTCGAACAATACCTCTAAACCGGAACCGGTGCCTGCTGGCGCCGTAGACCCGGCACCCGCTCCGGCCGCAGAACCTGCTGCCGAAGCTCCGGAAGCCGCTCCTGTCGAGAAGGCTGCCGAACCGGAAATGGCCGAAGAAACTGTCGAAGAGACTGTGGAAGAAGCTCCGGCCGCTCCGGAAGCCCCCGCTCCCGAAGCCACTGAAGGCGACTGGAACTAA
- a CDS encoding dihydroorotase encodes MRNVILDNVRPFVDGKFENPTKMCLVDGAWVDSAPEGTPVVDAKGALAIPALFGLGLDFKEPLRDDIYTFKDGVDAMRRGGFYGGLYESCANAIDDSLKLSAIQQISAKYGLSIAFLGAFSNGYQCKDLSEMVELAQGGAAGFGDGNQDCSRTRFLRLAMEYGSMTGKRFFFMPLDDSLRHHGLVHEGCYADTLGMKAIPRVAETIAAFKILEMARFLKVPVHFKQVSCGETLRLIEDARKIGVDVTCDVDIYHLLIDDSCLFNLDSNYNVPMPFRSAEDREALWKGLESGVVNAISVNHDPVLRQDKEVNFEDAVPGAISLEVALPALWKSLCGRLSAARAVELLSTVPAQLAGVAPAEIRKGAATNLVLLDPDKPMQVSHTLFAGQVRNCPLLGQELPSKILGSYLGGLWTEV; translated from the coding sequence ATGCGTAATGTGATTTTGGATAACGTTCGCCCGTTTGTGGACGGCAAGTTTGAAAACCCGACGAAGATGTGCCTGGTTGACGGTGCATGGGTCGACAGCGCTCCGGAAGGAACTCCTGTGGTCGATGCGAAGGGCGCGCTTGCAATTCCTGCCTTGTTCGGCCTTGGCCTCGATTTCAAGGAACCGCTCCGCGATGATATCTATACCTTCAAGGACGGTGTGGATGCAATGCGCCGTGGCGGCTTTTACGGTGGACTTTACGAGAGCTGCGCCAATGCGATTGACGATTCTTTGAAGCTGTCGGCAATCCAGCAGATCAGTGCGAAGTACGGGCTCTCGATTGCTTTCCTCGGCGCCTTCAGCAATGGCTACCAGTGCAAGGACCTTTCCGAAATGGTCGAACTTGCGCAGGGCGGTGCCGCCGGTTTTGGCGACGGCAACCAAGATTGTTCGCGCACGCGTTTCTTGCGCCTCGCGATGGAGTACGGCTCCATGACGGGCAAGCGCTTCTTCTTTATGCCGCTCGACGATTCCCTGCGCCATCACGGGCTTGTGCACGAGGGCTGCTATGCCGATACTCTTGGCATGAAGGCGATCCCGCGTGTGGCCGAAACGATCGCTGCATTCAAGATTCTCGAGATGGCCCGGTTCCTCAAGGTGCCGGTGCATTTCAAACAAGTTAGCTGCGGCGAGACGCTTAGACTGATAGAAGATGCCCGCAAGATTGGCGTCGATGTCACTTGCGATGTCGACATCTATCATTTGCTTATTGATGACAGCTGCCTGTTCAACCTGGACAGCAATTACAACGTGCCCATGCCGTTCCGCTCCGCCGAAGACCGCGAGGCTTTGTGGAAGGGGCTCGAGTCCGGTGTGGTGAACGCCATCAGCGTGAATCACGACCCTGTGCTCAGGCAGGACAAAGAAGTGAATTTCGAGGATGCGGTGCCGGGAGCGATTTCCCTGGAAGTCGCGCTCCCCGCGCTCTGGAAATCGCTCTGCGGGCGGCTGTCCGCCGCACGCGCGGTGGAACTGCTTTCCACCGTCCCGGCACAGCTGGCGGGCGTGGCTCCGGCAGAAATCCGCAAGGGTGCCGCCACCAACTTGGTTCTGCTGGACCCGGATAAGCCGATGCAGGTGTCCCACACTCTGTTTGCCGGTCAGGTGCGCAACTGCCCGCTTTTGGGCCAGGAACTTCCGAGCAAAATTCTCGGGTCGTATCTGGGCGGTCTTTGGACTGAGGTCTAG
- a CDS encoding aspartate carbamoyltransferase catalytic subunit: MSALEIKHLFGLRGVSKHDIRLILDNAKQFREILERPVKKVPSLRGMTVVNLFFENSTRTRTSFELAEKRLSADTVNFTSSNSSVKKGETLVDTLRNIEAMKIDIVVVRHKGTGVPKFLADNSNAIIVNAGDGAHEHPTQALLDMLTIEEKLGTLEGKNVTIVGDIRHSRVARSNLWGMTTMGAHVTLCGPSTLVPRNTELMDKVTWESDVKKAVKDADAIIALRLQKERMDDALLPSMREYRNTFGITHELLECAKDKVLIMHPGPINRGVELDSEIADGDNSVILNQVTNGVAVRMAVLYLLAGGRANA; encoded by the coding sequence TTGAGCGCCTTGGAGATTAAACACTTGTTCGGGCTGCGCGGAGTATCGAAACACGACATCCGCCTGATTCTCGACAACGCAAAACAATTCCGCGAAATTCTGGAACGCCCCGTGAAGAAGGTCCCGAGCCTGCGCGGCATGACGGTGGTGAACCTGTTCTTCGAGAACAGCACCCGCACCCGCACGAGCTTCGAGCTCGCCGAGAAGCGACTTTCGGCAGACACGGTGAATTTCACGAGCAGCAATTCGAGCGTGAAGAAGGGCGAAACGCTCGTCGATACGCTCCGTAACATCGAGGCAATGAAAATCGACATCGTGGTCGTCCGCCATAAGGGGACCGGCGTGCCGAAGTTCCTTGCCGACAACAGCAACGCGATTATCGTGAATGCAGGCGACGGGGCGCACGAACACCCCACGCAGGCACTCCTCGACATGCTCACCATCGAAGAAAAGCTTGGAACCCTCGAAGGCAAGAACGTGACCATCGTGGGCGACATCCGCCACAGCCGCGTGGCCCGCAGCAACCTCTGGGGCATGACGACGATGGGTGCGCACGTGACGCTCTGCGGACCGAGCACCCTGGTCCCGCGCAACACCGAACTCATGGACAAGGTGACCTGGGAATCCGACGTGAAGAAGGCGGTGAAGGATGCTGACGCCATCATCGCGCTCCGCCTGCAAAAAGAACGCATGGACGATGCGCTCCTCCCGAGCATGCGCGAATACCGCAATACCTTCGGCATCACGCACGAGCTTTTGGAATGCGCAAAAGACAAGGTGCTGATTATGCACCCGGGCCCCATCAACCGCGGCGTGGAACTCGATAGCGAAATCGCCGACGGAGACAATTCGGTTATCCTGAACCAGGTGACCAACGGAGTGGCCGTGCGTATGGCGGTGCTCTATCTTTTGGCTGGAGGTCGTGCGAATGCGTAA
- the pyrR gene encoding bifunctional pyr operon transcriptional regulator/uracil phosphoribosyltransferase PyrR has translation MKDNCKRIQELLSAQAMEFALDEMAAKIAKMHPSAENLIVLGMASRGIPLAKKLSDRLSQKFGKPIELGSLDATFYRDDFHYRKSVGSTEMRFIEMPASVEGKTVILVDDVLYTGRSVRAAMQAILDLGRPAAIRLCVLVDRGHRELPIAPDCVGLTVETARNQEVRVMIEPIDNENSVYLVEVEA, from the coding sequence ATGAAAGACAACTGCAAACGTATTCAGGAACTGCTTTCGGCGCAGGCCATGGAATTCGCCCTGGACGAAATGGCTGCAAAGATTGCAAAAATGCATCCGTCGGCCGAGAACTTGATTGTGCTGGGCATGGCGAGCCGCGGAATTCCGCTGGCAAAAAAATTGAGCGACAGGCTCTCGCAGAAGTTTGGCAAACCTATCGAACTGGGGAGCCTTGACGCGACTTTCTATCGTGACGACTTCCACTACCGCAAGAGTGTGGGCTCCACCGAGATGCGCTTTATCGAGATGCCCGCATCCGTGGAAGGCAAGACGGTCATCCTCGTGGACGACGTGCTTTACACGGGCCGCTCCGTGCGTGCTGCGATGCAGGCCATCCTCGACCTCGGTCGCCCTGCCGCCATTCGCCTGTGCGTGCTGGTGGACCGTGGCCACCGCGAACTGCCTATCGCGCCCGACTGCGTGGGCCTCACGGTAGAGACCGCGCGCAACCAGGAAGTCCGCGTGATGATAGAACCTATTGACAATGAAAATTCAGTATATCTCGTAGAAGTGGAGGCTTAG
- a CDS encoding peptidylprolyl isomerase yields MFNQLDKPQAGETIAIMKTNHGTMKLRLFEDRVGECATNFIELAKQGKYDGAPFHRIISGFMIQGGDFTRRNGTGGHAAGGPGTTIGDKYDPCLTHMRGALSWAKTAMPHSIGSQFFIVHGDNVHFLDHDQCGPGPADGYSVFGQLYEGFEVLDEIAGVKTDRMDRPFDDVIIESVTIEKA; encoded by the coding sequence ATGTTCAACCAGCTCGACAAGCCCCAGGCCGGCGAGACCATCGCCATCATGAAAACCAACCACGGCACGATGAAGCTCCGCCTCTTCGAAGACCGCGTGGGCGAATGTGCGACCAACTTCATTGAACTTGCCAAGCAGGGCAAATACGATGGTGCCCCGTTCCACCGCATTATCAGCGGGTTCATGATCCAGGGTGGCGACTTCACCAGAAGGAACGGCACCGGTGGCCATGCCGCAGGCGGCCCCGGCACTACGATCGGCGACAAGTACGACCCATGCCTCACCCACATGCGCGGAGCCCTCAGCTGGGCAAAGACAGCCATGCCTCACAGCATCGGCAGCCAGTTCTTCATTGTCCACGGTGACAACGTACACTTCTTGGACCACGACCAGTGCGGCCCCGGCCCGGCAGACGGCTACTCCGTGTTCGGCCAGCTCTACGAAGGCTTCGAAGTCCTCGACGAAATCGCAGGCGTCAAGACCGACCGCATGGACCGCCCCTTCGACGACGTGATTATCGAAAGCGTGACAATCGAAAAGGCGTAA
- the pilO gene encoding type 4a pilus biogenesis protein PilO yields the protein MGNIDWKDKKNIYAIVVVLLILAGAYYVYTYMWDPFVQEREKVERDLSSAQAELDKINAQKLRLAELEVQLVQAEKDFEKLKEMFPEEEKVPLRLQDLYAVLRASGVQIQKFNPEGRSEREHYIENRYSIAVNSGYHMLGYLFAEIANFNYPTAITNLRLNRYSGIAQEMLKAETHGWTPITMSVTFNLTTYTSKQVGK from the coding sequence ATGGGTAATATCGATTGGAAAGACAAAAAGAACATATATGCGATTGTCGTAGTCTTGTTGATATTGGCTGGCGCCTATTACGTATATACTTATATGTGGGACCCGTTTGTGCAAGAACGCGAGAAGGTTGAACGCGACCTTTCGTCGGCCCAGGCGGAACTCGACAAGATTAATGCCCAAAAACTCCGCCTTGCCGAACTGGAAGTCCAGCTGGTGCAGGCCGAGAAGGATTTCGAAAAGCTGAAGGAAATGTTCCCGGAAGAGGAAAAGGTGCCGCTGCGCTTGCAAGACCTCTACGCCGTGCTCCGCGCTTCCGGCGTGCAAATCCAGAAGTTCAATCCCGAAGGACGTTCCGAAAGGGAACACTACATCGAGAACCGCTATTCCATCGCCGTCAATTCCGGTTACCACATGCTGGGTTACCTGTTTGCGGAAATCGCCAACTTCAACTATCCTACGGCCATCACCAACTTGAGGTTGAACCGTTATTCGGGAATCGCGCAGGAAATGCTGAAGGCGGAAACTCACGGATGGACCCCCATCACCATGTCGGTGACCTTTAACTTGACCACCTACACTTCAAAGCAGGTTGGCAAATGA
- a CDS encoding PilZ domain-containing protein, with protein sequence MIHPAYLLWIGGIITMLLAILVLVETQRINFRRQNETMFGTEDFDLKIREFQFTPKEVRTLEKLVRTSHFENKDAVLNSADLFEHAVEDFYDFRNVFDIRDETLAAVASLREKMDYTGQNPLANISSSRQFNVGNRVDLVLENGRTVKRSSIQWRTEKEWALAYDGSCGPGSQLIGQTVSIRWTRLGDAVYSMRLPVRSFKDGNLIFLHTMELGKQQLRRWVREEVRFPVEATLHDGSVCHGVLYDLSAGGILLGIPVEIPNGEHIRIRFELPSFGMEDVEIEILRNLGQKNPEYPDYYSLTASFAGAFGWTQERVLQYIFEVHKARKETEMAEKNA encoded by the coding sequence ATGATTCATCCTGCGTACTTGCTCTGGATTGGCGGCATCATCACGATGCTCCTCGCGATTCTTGTACTCGTGGAAACCCAGCGCATCAATTTCCGTAGGCAGAACGAGACGATGTTCGGGACCGAAGATTTCGACCTGAAGATCCGCGAGTTCCAGTTCACGCCGAAAGAGGTACGCACTCTTGAAAAACTTGTCCGTACATCGCACTTTGAGAACAAGGACGCAGTCCTCAATTCTGCCGATTTGTTCGAACATGCGGTGGAAGACTTCTACGATTTCCGTAATGTCTTTGACATTCGCGACGAGACATTGGCGGCGGTCGCTTCGCTCAGGGAGAAGATGGACTATACCGGCCAGAACCCACTGGCAAACATCAGTTCGTCGAGGCAGTTCAATGTCGGTAACCGTGTAGACCTTGTACTGGAAAACGGCCGCACGGTGAAACGCTCGTCTATCCAGTGGCGCACAGAAAAGGAATGGGCTCTGGCCTACGACGGGAGTTGCGGCCCCGGTTCGCAGCTTATCGGGCAGACCGTCTCTATCCGGTGGACCCGTCTAGGGGATGCAGTCTATTCCATGAGACTCCCCGTCCGCTCGTTCAAGGACGGAAACCTGATATTCTTGCATACGATGGAACTGGGCAAGCAGCAGTTGCGTCGCTGGGTCCGTGAAGAGGTGCGGTTCCCTGTAGAGGCGACCTTGCACGATGGTTCGGTCTGTCACGGGGTCCTCTACGACTTGTCCGCTGGCGGTATCTTGCTCGGAATTCCCGTGGAGATTCCCAACGGGGAACATATCCGCATCCGTTTCGAGCTCCCGAGTTTCGGTATGGAGGATGTCGAAATTGAGATTTTGCGCAATTTGGGGCAGAAAAACCCCGAATACCCCGACTATTATTCTCTAACGGCGTCCTTCGCAGGGGCCTTTGGTTGGACGCAGGAAAGGGTCTTGCAGTATATCTTTGAGGTCCATAAGGCTCGAAAAGAAACCGAAATGGCCGAGAAAAATGCCTAA
- the pilM gene encoding pilus assembly protein PilM: MALGLISRIRGERETVGIDVGHYSIKYVRVFHNHRGGKIVTDADLERVPDGAIINGEIQRRESDGEGKDGYEQLSEAISKLLLRHPIDSTSDVVVSVNCGAGAGGVLVDRLAVKVPRGGNEAAIILQTCQSRPPFDDQDNVLDYEVVSREGDEVRVNVVAAKNALLDSWAQFFKMKSLNLSAIDVDIFGIVNAYMATVGDADANATTAIFNIGEKKMSVAFLQHGQFHSMRAMTGGSLDMVESKLCMHLGIDLDKCHEIFEKGDLSIVDGFSEADVESALQLAFEDLMAQVEFGIRYFSTAEDSEPLTKILLGGGGACIPGLKAYIAERTGIETDTVNPFRYVECDSKVFGESGLSLALSNIYAPALGLAMRKF, translated from the coding sequence TTGGCTTTAGGATTGATTTCACGAATCCGCGGCGAACGCGAAACAGTTGGCATTGATGTTGGTCACTACAGCATCAAGTATGTCAGGGTATTCCACAATCACCGCGGTGGAAAGATTGTCACGGATGCGGATTTGGAACGCGTCCCGGACGGTGCCATCATCAATGGCGAAATTCAGCGCCGTGAAAGTGATGGTGAAGGCAAGGACGGTTACGAACAGCTCAGTGAGGCGATTTCCAAGCTCCTGCTCCGTCATCCGATCGATTCCACATCGGATGTGGTTGTTTCTGTGAACTGCGGAGCCGGTGCGGGCGGTGTCCTTGTGGACCGACTTGCAGTGAAGGTCCCCCGTGGTGGTAACGAAGCCGCTATAATTCTCCAGACCTGCCAGAGCCGTCCGCCCTTCGATGACCAGGACAACGTTCTGGACTACGAGGTCGTGTCCCGCGAAGGGGACGAAGTCAGGGTCAACGTGGTTGCCGCGAAAAACGCGCTCCTCGATTCGTGGGCCCAGTTCTTCAAGATGAAGTCTCTTAATTTGTCTGCAATAGACGTGGACATTTTCGGTATTGTGAATGCCTATATGGCAACGGTCGGCGATGCGGACGCTAACGCGACGACAGCCATATTCAACATAGGCGAAAAGAAGATGAGCGTCGCCTTCCTCCAGCATGGTCAGTTCCATTCCATGCGTGCGATGACCGGCGGCTCGCTCGATATGGTGGAATCCAAGCTCTGCATGCATTTGGGCATCGACTTGGACAAGTGCCACGAAATTTTTGAAAAGGGGGACCTCTCCATTGTCGACGGGTTCTCCGAGGCCGATGTGGAATCAGCCCTGCAGCTTGCCTTCGAAGACTTGATGGCGCAGGTGGAGTTCGGTATCCGTTACTTCTCCACTGCCGAAGATTCCGAGCCCCTGACCAAGATTCTCTTGGGCGGCGGTGGCGCCTGCATCCCCGGACTCAAGGCATACATCGCCGAGCGTACCGGCATCGAGACCGATACGGTCAATCCGTTCCGTTATGTGGAATGTGACTCCAAGGTCTTTGGCGAAAGCGGGCTGTCCCTTGCCTTGTCCAACATTTACGCCCCTGCTTTGGGCTTAGCGATGAGGAAGTTCTAA